Proteins encoded within one genomic window of Pseudorasbora parva isolate DD20220531a chromosome 3, ASM2467924v1, whole genome shotgun sequence:
- the rpl7a gene encoding 60S ribosomal protein L7a has product MPKGKKAKGKKVAPAPSVAKKHEAKKVVNPLFEKRPKNFGIGQDIQPKRDLTRFVKWPRYVRLQRQRAILYKRLKVPPAINQFTQALDRQTATQLFKLAHKYRPETKQEKKQRLLARAEQKAAGKGDVPTKRPPVLRAGVNTVTTLVESKKAQLVVIAHDVDPIELVVFLPALCRKMGVPYCIVKGKARLGRLVHRKTCTSVAFTQTNPEDKAALAKLVEAIKTNYNDRYEEIRRHWGGNVLGPKSTARIAKLEKAKAKELATKLG; this is encoded by the exons ATG CCTAAGGGAAAAAAGGCTAAGGGGAAGAAGGTGGCACCAGCCCCTTCAGTGGCCAAGAAGCATGAGGCCAAGAAAGTCGTGAATCCCCTGTTTGAGAAGAGGCCAAAGAACTTTGGCATTG GTCAGGACATCCAGCCTAAACGGGATCTGACCAGATTCGTCAAATGGCCACGTTACGTCCGGCTGCAACGGCAGCGGGCCATTCTCTATAAGCGTTTGAAAGTTCCCCCTGCAATCAACCAGTTCACCCAGGCTCTGGACCGCCAGACTG CTACCCAGCTGTTCAAGCTGGCCCACAAGTACAGGCCCGAGACCAAGCAGGAGAAGAAACAGAGACTGCTGGCTCGTGCTGAACAGAAAGCTGCTGGAAAGGGAGACGTGCCCACTAAGAGGCCACCAGTCCTCCGTGCAG GTGTGAACACAGTGACCACGCTAGTGGAGAGCAAGAAGGCACAGCTGGTTGTTATTGCTCACGATGTGGATCCCATTGAG CTGGTGGTGTTCTTGCCTGCTCTGTGCCGTAAGATGGGTGTCCCATACTGCATTGTCAAGGGCAAGGCCAGACTGGGCAGACTTGTGCACAGAAAGACCTGCACTTCTGTTGCCTTTACACAGACCAACCC TGAAGACAAAGCAGCTCTTGCTAAACTGGTGGAAGCTATCAAGACCAACTACAATGACAGATATGAGGAG ATCCGCCGTCACTGGGGAGGCAATGTCCTGGGTCCCAAGTCAACTGCTCGCATTGCTAAACTCGAGAAGGCAAAGGCCAAGGAGCTGGCTACTAAACTTGGTTGA
- the med22 gene encoding mediator of RNA polymerase II transcription subunit 22 isoform X1, which produces MTTQRVLPQSKETLLQNYNKRLKDDIRSILDNFTEIIKTAKVEDETQVFRATQAEQDHYEMHVRAANIVRAGESLMKLVSDLKQFLILNDFPSVNEAITLRNQQLRTLQEECDKKLISLRDEIAIDLYELEEEYYSSSCGQWDGVELPLCEAFHRRDSWGSPETTSDLSHANPEDSDQLGIQESMHGSSTSEQS; this is translated from the exons ATGACCACACAGAGAGTCCTCCCACAAAGCAAAGAGACTCTGCTGCAGAACTACAACAAGAGACTTAAAGATGACATCAGGTCAATTCTAGACAATTTTACGGAAATAATCAAAACTGCCAAG GTGGAAGATGAGACTCAGGTTTTCAGGGCGACACAAGCTGAGCAGGACCACTATGAAATGCATGTGCGAGCCGCCAACATT GTACGTGCTGGAGAGTCTCTCATGAAGCTTGTCTCAGACCTGAAGCAGTTCCTTATCCTGAATGACTTCCCTTCTGTCAATGAGGCCATCACGCTCCGCAACCAGCAGCTGCGCACACTGCAGGAAGAGTGCGACAAGAAGCTCATCTCCCTGCGTGATGAGATTGCCATCGACCTGTATGAGCTCGAGGAAGAGTATTACTCCTCCAG CTGTGGACAGTGGGATGGTGTTGAGTTGCCACTTTGTGAGGCCTTTCATCGGCGGGACAGTTGGGGGTCCCCCGAGACGACCTCTGACCTTTCACATGCCAACCCAGAGGATTCAGACCAGTTGGGGATCCAGGAGTCCATGCACGGCAGCAGCACTAGTGAGCAGTCGTGA
- the c3h9orf78 gene encoding splicing factor C9orf78 homolog, producing MPSGKNFRRKNEDSSDEEDDETKAVVRSKLDEARELQSLRKRQHGVSIATLLVGEKLPLDAELEDDPFKLKTGGVVDMKKVKDRNRDMTADENDLNLGTSFSAETNRRDEDADMMKYIETELKKKKGMVEAEELKVKAKNPEDLLYELPESIRVNSAKKTEEMLSNQMLSGIPEVDLGIDAKIKNIISTEDAKAKLLAEQRNKKKDNGTSFVPTNIAVNYVQHNRFYHEDVNAPQRRAHREEPKARPLRVGDTENPAPEASPPNFRKRPNNEKATDDYHYEKFKKMNRRY from the exons ATGCCATCGGGCAAGAATTTTAGGAGGAAGAACGAGGACTCATCCGACGAGGAAGATGATGAGACAAAAGCCGTGGTCAG GTCCAAACTAGATGAAGCCAGGGAGCTCCAAAGTCTACGAAAAAGGCAGCATGGAGTGAG CATTGCAACATTACTTGTAGGAGAGAAGCTTCCTTTGGATGCTGAGCTTGAG GATGACCCATTtaaactgaagactggaggtgTTGTTGACATGAAGAAAGTTAAAGATAGAAACAGAGACAT GACAGCTGATGAAAACGACCTGAATCTCGGTACCTCCTTTTCTGCTGAGACTAACAGACGAGATGAAGATGCAGACAT GATGAAGTACATTGAGACTGagttaaagaaaaagaaaggcaTGGTGGaggcagaagagctgaaggtgaAGGCGAAGAATCCTGAGGACCTCCTGTATGAGCTTCCAGAGAGCATACGTGTCAATTCTGCCAAAAAGACAGAAGAGAtgttgtccaatcaaatgctgaGTGGAATTCCAGAGGTGGATCTGGGGATAGA TGCAAAGATAAAGAACATTATCAGCACAGAAGATGCCAAAGCTAAGCTGCTTGCTGAGCAGAGGAATAAGAAGAAAGACAATGGGACCTCCTTCGTTCCCACTAACATTGCAGTGAATTACGTCCAGCATAATCGCT TCTATCATGAGGATGTAAATGCTCCCCAGAGAAGAGCTCACAGAGAAGAGCCCAAAGCCAGGCCGCTACGAGTAGGGGACACTGAGAATCCGGCACCTGAGG CCTCACCACCCAACTTCCGTAAGAGACCGAATAACGAGAAGGCCACGGATGACTACCACTATGAGAAATTCAAGAAGATGAACCGACGATACTAA
- the med22 gene encoding mediator of RNA polymerase II transcription subunit 22 isoform X2, whose protein sequence is MTTQRVLPQSKETLLQNYNKRLKDDIRSILDNFTEIIKTAKVEDETQVFRATQAEQDHYEMHVRAANIVRAGESLMKLVSDLKQFLILNDFPSVNEAITLRNQQLRTLQEECDKKLISLRDEIAIDLYELEEEYYSSRYK, encoded by the exons ATGACCACACAGAGAGTCCTCCCACAAAGCAAAGAGACTCTGCTGCAGAACTACAACAAGAGACTTAAAGATGACATCAGGTCAATTCTAGACAATTTTACGGAAATAATCAAAACTGCCAAG GTGGAAGATGAGACTCAGGTTTTCAGGGCGACACAAGCTGAGCAGGACCACTATGAAATGCATGTGCGAGCCGCCAACATT GTACGTGCTGGAGAGTCTCTCATGAAGCTTGTCTCAGACCTGAAGCAGTTCCTTATCCTGAATGACTTCCCTTCTGTCAATGAGGCCATCACGCTCCGCAACCAGCAGCTGCGCACACTGCAGGAAGAGTGCGACAAGAAGCTCATCTCCCTGCGTGATGAGATTGCCATCGACCTGTATGAGCTCGAGGAAGAGTATTACTCCTCCAGGTACAAATAG